Proteins found in one bacterium genomic segment:
- a CDS encoding long-chain fatty acid--CoA ligase: MNRRHNLPGLFMAAIRRRPRQKLLGAKQGDQWRWWSSQEALLAIRETAAGLIAVGLKPGDRVALLSENRPEWLISDMAVLFAAGVDVPVYPTLPPDQVAFLLRDSEARFVVVSNGDQARKVLSKRSELPRLEQIYCLDGAVEGTVPASELRVRGRQRLADYPGDLEERLAELGPDSLATIIYTSGTMGTPKGAMLTHGNFCFDVSACIDWFGFEEGNTALSFLPLSHVLERMVNYAYLEIGLQVAYLKGPEQLRDALTDVRPHVFVAVPKVLEIMAARVKDAIEKKTGVARLVAETAMRWAAETAEDRIRGRRPSALRGLRLMLADKVVLARLRERLGGRLRFVISGGAALAPDIERFYWSAGIPVFEGYGMTETSPVIAVAHEGEARLGSVGKPLPGVDVRIAADGEILVRGPNVMTGYWKRPVETEQSLVEGWLRTGDTGRLDADGFLYVTGRKKEILVLSTGKNVAPRAVEESLEKSPYIERVIAVGDERPAVGVLIVPNTDRVLAWAAERNLPKRDLPGLLSSREVRRLYEGEIHRLQDKLAAFEKARRFEFLLDEPSEANGLLTPTQKVRRHEVLRRYSKLVERMYNK, translated from the coding sequence TTGAACCGAAGGCACAATCTGCCCGGCCTCTTCATGGCGGCGATCCGCCGCCGGCCGCGGCAAAAGCTGCTGGGCGCCAAGCAGGGCGACCAGTGGCGCTGGTGGTCCTCCCAAGAGGCGCTGCTCGCGATCCGCGAGACCGCGGCGGGGCTGATCGCCGTCGGGCTGAAGCCCGGCGACCGCGTGGCCCTGCTGTCCGAGAACCGGCCGGAATGGCTGATTTCCGACATGGCGGTGCTGTTCGCCGCCGGCGTGGACGTGCCGGTCTACCCGACGCTCCCTCCCGACCAGGTGGCCTTCCTGCTGCGTGATTCCGAAGCGCGCTTCGTCGTCGTTTCGAACGGCGACCAGGCCCGCAAGGTCCTGTCGAAGCGGTCCGAACTGCCGCGCCTCGAGCAGATCTACTGCCTCGACGGCGCCGTGGAGGGGACCGTCCCGGCCTCCGAGCTGCGGGTGCGCGGCCGGCAGCGGCTGGCCGACTACCCCGGCGACCTCGAGGAGCGGCTGGCCGAGCTCGGCCCCGACTCCTTGGCGACGATCATCTACACCTCGGGGACGATGGGCACGCCGAAAGGGGCGATGCTCACCCACGGGAACTTCTGCTTCGACGTCTCGGCCTGCATCGACTGGTTCGGGTTCGAAGAGGGAAACACCGCGCTCTCGTTCCTGCCGCTCTCGCACGTCCTCGAGCGGATGGTCAACTACGCCTACCTCGAGATCGGGCTGCAGGTCGCCTACCTCAAAGGGCCGGAGCAGCTCCGCGACGCGCTGACCGACGTGCGGCCGCACGTCTTCGTCGCCGTGCCGAAGGTGCTCGAGATCATGGCCGCGCGGGTCAAGGACGCGATCGAGAAGAAGACCGGCGTGGCGCGCCTCGTCGCCGAGACGGCGATGCGCTGGGCCGCCGAGACGGCCGAGGACCGGATCCGCGGACGGCGCCCGTCCGCGCTGCGCGGGCTGCGGCTGATGCTCGCCGACAAGGTCGTCCTCGCGCGGCTGCGCGAGCGGCTCGGCGGACGGCTGCGGTTCGTCATCTCGGGCGGCGCGGCGCTCGCCCCGGACATCGAGCGGTTCTACTGGTCGGCGGGCATTCCGGTCTTCGAAGGATACGGGATGACCGAGACCTCGCCGGTGATCGCCGTCGCGCACGAAGGGGAGGCGCGGCTCGGCTCCGTCGGCAAGCCGCTTCCCGGCGTGGACGTCCGGATCGCGGCCGACGGCGAGATCCTCGTCCGCGGGCCGAACGTGATGACCGGCTACTGGAAGCGCCCCGTCGAGACCGAGCAGTCGCTCGTCGAGGGATGGCTGCGGACCGGCGACACCGGGCGGCTGGACGCCGACGGGTTCCTCTACGTCACCGGCCGGAAGAAGGAGATCCTCGTCCTCTCGACCGGCAAGAACGTCGCCCCCCGCGCGGTGGAAGAGTCGCTGGAGAAGAGCCCCTACATCGAGCGGGTGATCGCCGTCGGCGACGAGCGCCCGGCGGTCGGCGTGCTGATCGTCCCCAACACCGACCGCGTCCTCGCCTGGGCGGCGGAGCGGAATCTGCCGAAACGCGACCTTCCGGGGCTGCTCTCGTCGCGCGAGGTCCGCCGGCTCTACGAGGGGGAGATCCACCGCCTGCAGGACAAGCTCGCCGCGTTCGAGAAGGCGCGCCGCTTCGAGTTCCTGCTCGACGAGCCGAGCGAGGCCAACGGCCTCCTGACGCCGACGCAGAAGGTCCGGCGCCACGAGGTGCTGCGGCGCTACAGCAAGCTCGTGGAAAGGATGTACAACAAGTGA
- a CDS encoding tetratricopeptide repeat protein, with amino-acid sequence MPTRPPVLRAAAVAAAFAAAAAAGVVPASAAGASPRPARDVDADVRFAGELARQGLWREAIARWERALADRPDDAKLLNNVAVAAEALGDFAKAREAYARAATISNDRKIRANFDLFLRAHPDPAASPAEGK; translated from the coding sequence ATGCCGACCAGACCTCCCGTCCTCCGGGCCGCCGCCGTCGCGGCGGCGTTCGCCGCGGCCGCCGCCGCCGGCGTCGTCCCCGCGTCCGCCGCCGGGGCGTCGCCGCGACCGGCGCGGGACGTCGACGCGGACGTCCGGTTCGCCGGCGAACTGGCCCGGCAGGGGCTCTGGCGGGAGGCGATCGCCCGCTGGGAGCGCGCCCTCGCCGACCGTCCGGACGACGCCAAGCTGCTCAACAACGTCGCCGTCGCCGCCGAGGCGCTGGGGGACTTCGCCAAGGCGCGCGAGGCCTACGCCAGGGCGGCGACGATCTCGAACGACCGGAAGATCCGCGCCAACTTCGACCTGTTCCTGCGCGCCCATCCCGATCCGGCGGCGTCCCCCGCGGAGGGGAAGTGA